One window from the genome of Osmerus eperlanus chromosome 3, fOsmEpe2.1, whole genome shotgun sequence encodes:
- the LOC134017427 gene encoding dehydrogenase/reductase SDR family member on chromosome X-like isoform X1 codes for MVNMAPDSGPSNRPWPLQLSLLHVSLDGRGTVFLNRSNLRLCSPVLSALLLLCTVCSSGDGKYLLLYRGLWVRITRQIFGLTYCKRQLDAVGHPVEFEVLDLASLQSVRRFVETFKGRDLRLHILVNNAAVMFVSEGCTKEGFEQHFGVNYLGHFLLTLLLLDILRHSGKCGSSARVVNVSSSAHRAGEIKLHDLQSRKCYSPHAAYCQSKLALLLFSSHLQLVLASGGFPVSSCAVDPGMVDTALYRHLPVPLRLAQRAAARLFFRTPSEGASTVLYSALSPSLEGDGGGYWANGRREMTSHPATHDPQLQLRLWDASLKLVGLNASRLTTLG; via the exons ATGGTGAACATGGCTCCTGACAGTGGCCCTTCTAACAGGCCTTGGCCACTGCAACTGTCCCTACTACACGTCTCATTAGATGGTCGGGGTACAGTGTTTCTCAACCGGTCTAACCTACGTCTCTGCTCGCctgttctctctgctctgctgttacTTTGTACCGTATGTAGTTCAGGCGATGGGAAGTACCTTCTGCTGTACAGAGGATTGTGGGTCAGAATAACGAGACAAATATTCGGGCTCACATACTGCAAAAGGCAACTGGATGCAGTTGGACATCCTG tggAGTTTGAGGTGCTTGACCTCGCCTCGCTGCAGTCAGTCCGACGATTTGTTGAGACCTTCAAGGGGCGGGACCTGCGCCTGCATATCCTGGTCAACAATG ctgccgTCATGTTCGTGTCTGAGGGCTGTACAAAAGAGGGTTTTGAGCAGCACTTTGGGGTCAACTACCTTGGACACTTCCTGTTGACCTTGCTGCTCCTGGACATCCTGAGGCACTCTGGGAAGTGCGGTTCCAGCGCGCGTGTGGTCAACGTCTCCTCGTCTGCTCACCGTGCTGGAGAGATCAAACTCCACGATCTGCAGAGCAG aaAGTGCTATTCTCCCCATGCCGCCTACTGCCAAAGTAAGCTGGCGCTCCTCTTATTCTCGTCCCACCTACAACTGGTGCTGGCGAGCGGAGGGTTCCCAGTGAGCTCCTGTGCGGTGGACCCTGGCATGGTGGACACAGCCCTGTACCGCCACCTCCCTGTGCCTCTCCGCCTGGCACAGCGAGCCGCAGCTCGTCTGTTCTTCAGG ACCCCATCAGAGGGTGCGTCCACGGTGCTGTACAgtgctctgtccccctccctggaaGGAGATGGCGGGGGCTACTGGGCTAATGGACGCAGGGAGATGACATCACACCCCGCGACCCACGACCCCCAGCTCCAGCTTCGTCTGTGGGATGCCAGCCTGAAGCTAGTGGGCCTAAACGCTAGCAGGTTAACAACGCTGGGTTAA